One Chlorobaculum limnaeum genomic window carries:
- a CDS encoding TolC family protein, with product MVKKNVFIGILLLFLPVVTVHAESQQTKTLLLPECISIALNKAYSVKKAENARHLSGVDLLRSYGNFLPKVTSSASYVPRSVSRSYASYSPLSGIGSDTAINTTSRSSSVDLSVTASLNLFNGLSDYAALQAALDRKKAAGFTLQRARETIAYDVTQHYYQVLLDQELLDIARENLKSAKDLLTLTDRQFSIGLKSITDLYQQQAETSNSDLGVINAENQLRRSKLELVRRLRIDPATEIALKPVDAAAIGKLSPEVDITALTASGLERRADLRAQGLERDAARQDVRRIAGSRLPKLDLAFSMSSGAIDSYQTTMLGQTYDYSYPPVSKQLENGIDHAISLNLSWTIFDGFMTRYNVESAKVASRNRQLDYEELKEGIEIDLKQVAGDYRAAFARIGAARQSLKASESAAQGITRKYDLGASGFVELSAARAALFNARSTLTQALYNLALQKALLDYTSGAMSIEQESNASLH from the coding sequence ATGGTGAAAAAAAACGTTTTCATTGGTATTCTTCTCCTGTTCCTTCCGGTAGTGACTGTTCACGCAGAAAGTCAACAGACGAAAACCCTGTTGTTGCCGGAGTGCATCTCGATCGCGCTCAACAAAGCTTATTCGGTCAAAAAAGCTGAAAACGCCCGCCATCTCAGCGGCGTCGATCTCCTGAGAAGTTACGGCAATTTCCTTCCCAAAGTCACCTCGTCGGCATCGTACGTGCCGCGTTCGGTCAGCCGCTCCTATGCCTCCTACTCTCCGCTCTCCGGCATCGGATCGGATACGGCCATCAACACGACCTCCCGAAGCTCCTCAGTCGATCTCAGCGTTACCGCTTCGCTCAACCTTTTCAACGGTCTGAGCGATTATGCCGCCCTGCAAGCGGCGCTCGACCGGAAAAAGGCTGCCGGATTCACCCTGCAACGCGCCCGCGAGACCATCGCGTATGACGTGACGCAGCACTACTACCAGGTGCTGCTCGACCAGGAGCTGCTCGACATCGCGCGGGAAAACCTCAAATCTGCCAAAGACCTCCTTACCCTGACCGACCGGCAGTTCAGCATCGGCCTCAAGTCGATCACCGACCTCTACCAGCAGCAGGCGGAGACGAGCAACAGCGACCTCGGCGTCATCAACGCCGAAAACCAGCTCCGACGCAGCAAGCTCGAGCTTGTCCGACGGCTGCGCATCGATCCGGCGACGGAGATCGCGCTCAAACCGGTGGATGCGGCGGCAATCGGGAAGCTCTCGCCCGAGGTGGACATCACGGCGCTCACCGCTTCGGGCCTCGAACGACGCGCCGACCTCAGAGCGCAGGGCCTCGAACGCGACGCGGCGCGGCAGGATGTGCGTCGTATCGCCGGTTCGCGTCTGCCCAAACTCGACCTCGCCTTCTCGATGAGCAGCGGCGCCATCGACTCCTACCAGACAACCATGCTTGGCCAGACTTACGACTACTCTTACCCGCCGGTTAGCAAGCAGCTCGAAAACGGCATCGATCACGCCATTTCGCTCAACCTTTCGTGGACGATCTTCGACGGATTCATGACACGCTACAACGTCGAGTCGGCAAAGGTAGCGAGCCGGAACCGCCAACTTGACTACGAGGAGCTGAAAGAGGGCATCGAGATCGACCTGAAGCAGGTGGCGGGCGATTACCGGGCGGCCTTCGCGCGGATCGGCGCAGCGCGACAGAGCCTGAAAGCTTCAGAATCGGCGGCTCAGGGGATCACGCGCAAGTACGATCTCGGCGCGTCGGGCTTCGTCGAACTCAGCGCGGCCCGGGCGGCGCTTTTCAACGCCCGCTCGACGCTGACGCAGGCGCTCTACAACCTCGCCCTGCAAAAGGCGCTGCTCGACTACACCAGCGGCGCGATGAGCATCGAACAGGAAAGCAACGCATCACTTCACTGA
- a CDS encoding D-alanine--D-alanine ligase family protein, whose translation MSKQTVALIFGGKSAEHEISIISARSIAAEIDRNRYELSPLYIDRDGKWHARECSQAVLDTDIAALLRSGSPESAGARLRELTAAASGERFDFGAFLESTDVAFIALHGSNGEDGKIQGCLDTFGVPYTGCGLTASALAMDKALTKLCAVEAGVAVAESVTVTSRDYAAHPLGIVVEITKRFGWPLFVKPASLGSSVGISKVRNAEELAKALESACQLDSKVLVEAAISGREIEVAVLGNGDAVASAPGEIIPGSDFYSYEDKYIKNEAKLVIPADLPEGVAEEVRKAALTVFKALGCEGMSRVDFFVENGTNRVILNEINTIPGFTDISMYPMMMAASGVGFAELVEKLLLLALEKRSITPKI comes from the coding sequence ATGTCCAAACAAACCGTCGCCCTGATCTTTGGGGGCAAGTCCGCCGAACACGAGATTTCGATCATCTCCGCCCGCTCCATCGCGGCAGAGATCGACCGGAACCGGTACGAACTTTCGCCGCTCTACATCGACCGCGACGGCAAGTGGCACGCCCGCGAGTGCTCGCAAGCGGTGCTCGATACCGACATCGCCGCGCTTCTTCGGAGCGGCTCACCCGAGTCCGCCGGTGCGCGGCTCCGGGAACTGACGGCGGCGGCATCCGGCGAGCGGTTCGATTTCGGCGCGTTCCTCGAAAGCACCGACGTGGCCTTCATCGCGCTGCATGGCTCGAACGGCGAGGACGGCAAGATTCAGGGGTGCCTCGACACCTTCGGCGTTCCCTACACCGGCTGCGGCCTGACCGCCTCGGCGCTGGCGATGGACAAGGCGCTCACCAAGCTCTGCGCGGTTGAGGCAGGGGTCGCGGTGGCGGAGTCCGTGACCGTGACGAGCCGCGACTACGCCGCCCATCCGCTGGGCATTGTCGTGGAAATAACGAAACGCTTCGGCTGGCCGCTCTTCGTCAAGCCAGCGAGCCTCGGCTCGTCGGTCGGCATCTCGAAGGTGCGCAACGCCGAGGAGCTGGCAAAGGCGCTCGAATCCGCCTGCCAGCTCGACAGCAAGGTGCTCGTTGAAGCCGCCATTTCAGGCCGCGAGATTGAGGTGGCCGTGCTCGGCAACGGCGACGCGGTGGCCTCCGCGCCCGGTGAAATCATCCCCGGCAGCGATTTTTACAGCTACGAGGACAAATACATCAAAAACGAAGCGAAGCTCGTCATCCCCGCCGACCTGCCTGAAGGGGTGGCCGAGGAGGTGCGCAAAGCTGCGCTGACCGTCTTCAAAGCGCTCGGCTGCGAAGGCATGTCGCGGGTCGATTTCTTTGTCGAAAACGGCACGAACCGGGTCATCCTGAACGAAATCAACACGATACCCGGCTTCACCGACATCAGCATGTATCCGATGATGATGGCCGCCTCTGGCGTCGGTTTCGCCGAACTCGTTGAAAAACTGCTGCTTTTGGCTTTGGAAAAGCGGTCGATAACGCCTAAAATCTGA
- a CDS encoding CoA-binding protein encodes MDIATILTKYKHIAVVGVSDKPDRASHAVARYLIHAGYTIYPVNPTLSTVLGLECWPSLSAIPPEKRELIEIVDIFRKPQDVPPVVDEAIAIGAKVVWMQLGITNEAAAEKARNAGLDVVQNRCISVEHQYLES; translated from the coding sequence ATGGACATCGCAACGATACTTACGAAATACAAACACATCGCCGTCGTCGGCGTTTCGGACAAGCCTGATCGGGCGAGCCATGCCGTTGCCCGCTACCTGATCCATGCGGGCTATACCATCTATCCGGTCAATCCGACCCTCAGCACCGTGCTCGGCCTCGAATGCTGGCCCTCGCTGTCCGCAATCCCGCCGGAAAAGCGCGAACTGATCGAAATTGTCGATATATTCCGCAAGCCGCAGGATGTGCCGCCGGTCGTCGATGAGGCTATCGCCATCGGCGCGAAAGTGGTCTGGATGCAGCTCGGCATCACCAACGAAGCCGCGGCGGAAAAAGCCAGAAACGCCGGACTCGACGTTGTGCAGAACCGCTGCATCAGCGTCGAACACCAGTACCTCGAATCCTGA
- a CDS encoding DUF4347 domain-containing protein yields MSTTLFFIDSRVADKDLLIAQFSTDTDYLVLDSCRDGLDQMAEYLSGRTGYDSIQIISHGSPGSIIIGSTVLDNGTLTAYADQLAAIERSLTDDGDLQLYGCNVGQGDAGGQFVSTLAELTGADVAASDDVTGSSVLGGDWELEIHTGVIETAPAWSSEPAISGTLSTFSDDENYDLATFAQLAKLSRLAYETGGELNNQLQWIGWSLHSEARYDAFDAGAIYINAHAICAVRNEDGKKEMTIAFQGSDLIDFVTTDIAGYGFSLYYRSVRAEVVAWLKEAVAQEYDAIYITGHSLGGAAAQIALLDIMGNQNQSIWTLSTVPLNTNDRITDAGLTSEELSYVRSHISGATFGAPDVRWDPFKPSLIYDELAHLNDNVYDESWFKTHLYQFEHKSTGIDGDPVAALGDEIGQFVAIDLSEDIKDRYWGLNPIAFLHSMDAYNESMLRASTGSPLISSGSLLYGELIDSLSTNPGEGNDRIVLTQAKFNAQPLNDRLNASAGNDILITNSTTPQSALVIGGDGHDTYIVHDSGVDIKISGPSGEHIDNLYFNQIGQISTYVNEDNLVVLISNYDESSRVEIIGWYSSEETYRIGQIGVIQPSDDFYWSFRNISLESLNIPLFREGLDYSDDVIVGLYAEDDIMNGYGGNDTMEGRGGNDEINPGLDSDWVDAGSGDDTVNVVAVGWYSQSDTLDGGSGSDILNLDYSDERYNSWGYDYAAWFHYGIYDAEDTRTTLTNGSSLNEIQAALGSSVKVMFDGYNTDVVASNFEEINLKGSQTDNLLICQMVGSYDGQGGTDTFYADWSGKSTAVNWTNIGEAYTYEGFTVSNVERLLLQTGSGSDVIDNTAYGTNDDVRTGAGDDAISLGWGNDYIDGESGMDTMDGGFGNDTYVVDNAGDVVKEAADGGADTIESSITYTLGTCFENLTLTGTKSINGTGNVLDNILTGNSGSNILNGGYGIDTMDGGFGNDTYVVDNAGDVVEESFGAGTDTVRSIISYILGSNVENLMLTGSNAINGTGNSLNNIITGNGADNVLDGGTGADMMVGGQGNDVYVVDNTGDVVKELAGAGTDIVRSGISYTLGTNIENLTLKGSDAINGKGNVLNNVINGNDAANVLNGATGNDTIFGGGGNDTITGGLGIDEMSGGEGNDLFIFDYLATSESGIVTTSRDIITDFVTGHDRLELSAIDANVRVANNQTFDSMILLGQMHFTAAGQLCFDSATGMLYGNTDNNVLTAELSIQLIGVTSLAPDDISL; encoded by the coding sequence ATGAGTACAACACTTTTCTTTATCGACAGTCGCGTTGCCGACAAAGATCTTCTCATTGCTCAATTTTCTACCGATACCGATTATTTGGTGCTTGATTCTTGTCGGGATGGTCTCGACCAGATGGCCGAGTACTTATCAGGTCGAACCGGCTACGACTCGATCCAGATTATCTCTCACGGTTCACCCGGTTCTATCATCATTGGCAGCACGGTACTCGACAACGGAACACTGACCGCCTATGCAGACCAGCTTGCCGCGATCGAGCGGTCGCTGACCGATGATGGCGATCTGCAGCTGTATGGTTGCAACGTAGGGCAAGGGGATGCAGGAGGTCAGTTTGTGAGCACGCTGGCCGAATTGACGGGCGCGGATGTCGCAGCGTCGGATGACGTGACCGGGTCGTCTGTATTGGGTGGGGATTGGGAGCTGGAAATACATACAGGGGTAATCGAGACTGCTCCAGCATGGTCAAGCGAACCCGCAATCTCCGGGACGCTGTCCACATTCTCCGACGATGAAAACTACGATTTAGCCACTTTTGCTCAACTGGCAAAGTTAAGTCGCCTTGCGTATGAAACAGGTGGAGAACTAAACAATCAATTACAGTGGATTGGCTGGAGTCTTCATAGTGAGGCTCGTTATGATGCTTTCGATGCTGGTGCGATATACATTAATGCACATGCCATCTGTGCAGTCCGCAACGAGGACGGCAAAAAAGAGATGACAATAGCATTTCAGGGAAGCGATTTAATAGATTTTGTTACAACAGATATTGCGGGATACGGTTTTTCATTGTACTACAGATCTGTTCGGGCTGAAGTTGTTGCCTGGCTTAAAGAAGCTGTGGCGCAAGAGTACGATGCTATCTATATAACGGGTCACAGTCTGGGCGGTGCTGCAGCGCAAATTGCTTTGCTCGATATAATGGGAAACCAGAACCAGTCAATCTGGACTCTTTCAACGGTACCCCTGAATACAAATGATCGTATCACCGATGCCGGATTGACATCAGAGGAGTTGAGCTATGTCAGGTCACATATCAGCGGTGCAACATTTGGTGCACCCGATGTGCGATGGGACCCATTCAAGCCGAGTTTAATCTATGATGAGCTTGCACATTTAAATGACAATGTGTACGATGAGAGTTGGTTCAAGACACACTTGTACCAGTTTGAACATAAAAGTACAGGGATTGATGGAGATCCCGTTGCTGCATTGGGAGATGAGATTGGTCAGTTCGTCGCTATTGATTTATCTGAAGATATAAAAGATCGCTATTGGGGACTGAATCCGATCGCTTTTCTGCATTCAATGGACGCCTATAACGAATCCATGCTTCGTGCTTCAACTGGCAGCCCGTTGATTTCTTCCGGCAGCCTCCTTTATGGCGAACTCATTGATTCACTCTCGACTAATCCAGGTGAAGGTAATGACCGTATAGTTCTTACGCAGGCAAAGTTCAATGCCCAGCCTCTTAACGACAGACTTAATGCTTCTGCCGGTAACGATATTCTTATAACAAATTCAACGACCCCTCAATCGGCTTTGGTTATTGGTGGCGACGGGCACGATACGTATATCGTACATGATTCGGGAGTCGATATAAAAATCAGCGGACCTTCGGGCGAGCATATTGATAATCTATACTTCAATCAGATAGGCCAGATATCCACGTATGTCAATGAGGATAATCTTGTTGTGCTTATCAGCAATTATGATGAATCCAGCAGAGTAGAAATTATTGGCTGGTATTCATCTGAGGAAACTTATCGAATTGGACAAATAGGAGTAATCCAGCCGTCAGATGACTTTTACTGGAGTTTCCGGAATATTTCGTTAGAAAGTCTGAACATACCGTTATTCAGAGAAGGTCTGGACTACAGCGATGACGTTATCGTTGGCCTCTACGCTGAAGACGATATAATGAACGGCTATGGCGGAAACGATACCATGGAAGGGCGTGGTGGCAACGATGAGATCAATCCGGGTCTGGACAGTGACTGGGTTGATGCGGGATCAGGCGACGACACGGTGAATGTTGTTGCGGTTGGCTGGTATAGCCAGTCGGATACGCTTGACGGAGGCAGTGGCAGTGATATACTGAATCTGGATTATTCAGATGAGCGGTACAACTCCTGGGGTTACGATTATGCAGCTTGGTTCCACTACGGCATCTACGATGCAGAGGATACAAGAACGACGCTGACAAATGGTTCCAGCCTGAACGAGATACAGGCGGCACTTGGTTCATCGGTGAAGGTGATGTTTGACGGTTATAATACCGATGTGGTAGCCAGCAATTTCGAGGAAATCAATCTTAAGGGCTCGCAAACCGACAACCTTTTGATTTGCCAGATGGTCGGTAGCTACGACGGTCAGGGCGGCACGGACACGTTCTATGCGGACTGGAGCGGAAAGAGCACGGCGGTGAATTGGACGAACATCGGAGAGGCCTATACCTACGAAGGCTTTACGGTAAGCAACGTGGAGCGTCTGTTGCTGCAAACGGGCAGCGGATCGGATGTAATCGACAACACGGCATACGGTACTAATGATGACGTTCGCACCGGTGCGGGTGATGATGCGATCAGTCTTGGTTGGGGTAACGACTACATTGACGGCGAATCTGGCATGGATACGATGGATGGAGGATTTGGCAATGATACGTACGTTGTGGACAACGCCGGAGATGTGGTAAAGGAAGCCGCTGATGGCGGCGCAGATACGATAGAATCAAGCATAACGTACACTCTGGGAACCTGTTTTGAAAATCTGACACTGACGGGGACGAAGTCAATAAATGGTACGGGTAACGTACTGGACAACATTTTGACAGGTAACAGTGGAAGCAACATCTTGAATGGTGGATATGGCATAGATACGATGGATGGAGGATTTGGCAATGATACTTATGTTGTGGACAACGCTGGAGATGTGGTGGAGGAATCGTTTGGGGCTGGTACAGATACGGTTCGTTCGATCATCTCGTATATTTTGGGCAGCAACGTAGAAAACTTGATGCTCACAGGTAGTAATGCGATCAATGGAACAGGCAATAGCCTGAACAACATCATCACTGGAAACGGAGCCGACAACGTATTGGACGGTGGCACTGGTGCGGATATGATGGTTGGAGGCCAGGGTAATGATGTGTACGTGGTAGACAATACCGGAGATGTGGTAAAGGAATTGGCAGGAGCCGGAACTGACATCGTTCGTTCCGGCATCTCGTATACATTGGGTACCAACATAGAAAACCTGACGTTGAAAGGTAGTGATGCGATCAATGGAAAAGGTAACGTTCTGAATAACGTTATTAACGGAAACGATGCTGCCAATGTGTTGAACGGAGCGACCGGAAACGACACGATTTTTGGTGGCGGCGGAAACGATACGATCACAGGAGGGCTTGGTATAGACGAGATGAGCGGCGGCGAGGGAAATGATCTTTTCATATTTGATTACCTTGCAACGTCGGAGAGTGGAATCGTTACGACGAGTCGTGATATCATCACCGATTTTGTAACGGGTCATGACCGGCTGGAGCTTTCAGCTATCGATGCGAACGTTAGGGTGGCGAATAATCAAACATTCGATAGTATGATCCTGTTGGGCCAGATGCACTTTACGGCCGCAGGCCAACTGTGCTTTGATAGCGCAACGGGGATGTTGTACGGTAACACAGATAACAATGTCTTGACAGCAGAGCTTTCGATACAGCTTATAGGTGTCACCAGTTTGGCGCCCGATGACATTTCTTTATGA
- a CDS encoding DUF4082 domain-containing protein, which translates to MKKKLALVAGVLLTSGMANQAFADIIALSFTDGIPSSFVDDPLPNIVGWEFTISSPVTVTSLGFYDYDNDGLVNDHAVSIWDSSAYVVVSASITNSGWSDAGYVWETVTPVTLSAGTYRIGAEIFGNDYYYSAATSVITATPVSYSGGVYAVGGFEYPGNVSMNNGRFGPNFSFNVVPEPTSMLLLGMGLVGLTALRRRKTDGV; encoded by the coding sequence ATGAAAAAAAAATTGGCCCTGGTAGCTGGAGTGCTTCTGACATCAGGAATGGCAAATCAAGCGTTTGCCGATATAATTGCCTTGTCATTTACGGATGGGATTCCGAGCTCCTTCGTAGACGATCCATTACCCAATATTGTTGGCTGGGAGTTTACTATTTCTTCGCCAGTAACGGTGACAAGCCTCGGGTTTTATGATTATGACAATGACGGGCTTGTTAACGATCATGCAGTGTCCATCTGGGACAGTTCAGCTTATGTGGTGGTTTCTGCATCGATAACCAATTCCGGCTGGAGTGATGCGGGGTATGTTTGGGAAACGGTTACGCCCGTTACTCTTTCTGCTGGCACATACAGAATTGGTGCGGAAATTTTTGGGAATGACTATTATTATTCGGCAGCTACTTCGGTGATAACGGCGACTCCGGTATCCTATTCAGGGGGCGTTTATGCCGTTGGCGGTTTTGAATATCCTGGAAATGTCAGTATGAATAATGGTCGCTTTGGGCCGAACTTTTCATTTAACGTTGTGCCAGAGCCGACAAGCATGCTGCTTTTGGGCATGGGCCTTGTAGGTTTGACGGCTTTACGAAGGAGAAAAACAGACGGGGTCTGA